One segment of Thermosynechococcus sp. HN-54 DNA contains the following:
- a CDS encoding DUF1517 domain-containing protein yields MMKTFWQRLKSVTAIVAVGVLIAHLVLDSGAAWAARSGGRVGGGSFSRPAPTRSYRAPRSDYGYAQPVPVYGGGFGFPFLIPFFGFGGGFGGLFTIIMIGVLANILISTFRNFRNSSDESEIYQDNPVVSLHTLHVGLLAQARELQEELNQLALTADTQSPEGLTKVLQEATLALLRHPQYWVYAHASSQETKLLQAETAFNQLALAERSKLSAETLSNYRREIKQMAIAPVVSNDVGEYIVVTLVVAATGRLKLPAVNNDLELRQALQQLGGIGSDRLLAVELLWQPQAIGDTLTAEELLLAYPQLKHL; encoded by the coding sequence ATGATGAAAACTTTTTGGCAACGTCTCAAATCCGTCACGGCAATTGTGGCAGTGGGGGTATTGATTGCCCATCTTGTCCTTGACAGTGGTGCAGCATGGGCGGCTCGCAGTGGCGGGCGTGTCGGGGGTGGCTCCTTTAGTCGGCCGGCACCCACTCGTTCCTACCGTGCCCCTCGCAGTGATTATGGCTATGCCCAGCCGGTTCCGGTCTATGGCGGTGGTTTTGGCTTTCCCTTCCTGATTCCTTTCTTTGGTTTTGGGGGTGGCTTTGGTGGCCTATTCACGATCATCATGATTGGTGTGCTGGCAAATATCTTGATCTCCACCTTCCGCAACTTCCGCAATAGCAGTGATGAGTCAGAGATCTACCAAGATAATCCGGTCGTCTCGCTGCATACGCTGCATGTGGGATTGCTTGCCCAAGCGCGTGAACTCCAAGAGGAGCTGAATCAACTGGCGCTCACCGCCGATACCCAAAGTCCCGAAGGTCTGACCAAAGTGCTGCAAGAGGCAACCCTTGCTCTGCTGCGGCATCCCCAATACTGGGTCTATGCCCATGCCAGCAGCCAAGAAACCAAGCTGTTGCAAGCAGAAACCGCCTTTAACCAACTGGCGCTGGCAGAACGCAGCAAGCTGAGCGCGGAAACCCTCTCAAATTATCGCCGTGAGATTAAGCAGATGGCGATCGCCCCTGTGGTGAGCAATGATGTGGGTGAATACATTGTTGTAACTTTGGTGGTGGCTGCCACTGGCCGCTTGAAATTGCCCGCAGTCAATAATGACCTCGAGCTACGGCAAGCCCTACAACAGTTGGGAGGCATTGGTAGCGATCGCCTCCTAGCCGTCGAACTCCTCTGGCAACCTCAGGCAATTGGCGACACCCTCACCGCCGAGGAACTGCTGCTGGCCTATCCCCAACTAAAACACCTGTAA
- a CDS encoding bifunctional acetate--CoA ligase family protein/GNAT family N-acetyltransferase, with amino-acid sequence MTRTTAYDIWRAGHQPLRPLFAPQSVAVIGATEKEGSVGRTLLWNLIQTPFGGTVFPVNPRRSSVLGIKAYSSVTAVPEPIDLAVIATPAATVPKVIAECAAAGVKGAIIVSAGFREVGAAGLALEEEILTIARQARMRIIGPNCLGVMCPPTGLNATFAATMARSGHVGFISQSGALCTSILDWSLQENVGFSAFVSIGTMLDVGWGDLIYYLGDDPQTRCIVIYMESLGDARSFLSAAREVAYVKPIIVIKAGRTAAAAQAAASHTGALMGSDAVFDAALARCGVLRVETIEDLFDMAEVLDKQSRPKGPHLTILTNAGGPGVLATDALIRAGGKLSPLSADTLEALNQVLPPAWSHGNPVDILGDATPDRYLKALQHCETDANSDGLLVVLTPQAMTDPLAIAQDLATYAKNRPSGAKPILASWMGGTSVKGGEAILNQAGIPTYAYADTAARIFSYMWRYSDHLQALYETPSLPLTTTPPDRDTVARLFEQVRREGRTLLTEWEAKSVLAAYGIPVVETCIARSEAEAVTAANHLGYPVVLKLYSPTITHKTDVGGVALNLSNAAAVRTAYQQIEKNVTTAAGAGHFAGVTVQPMIPWKGFELILGSSTDAQFGPVILFGTGGQLVEVLEDTAIALPPLNTTLAHRLIQHTKISRAFAGVRGWPAVNLALLEDLLVRFSLLVVEQPWIKEIDINPLLVAPPDRLVALDARMVLHKEESTFVKPAIRPYPTQYIRPWQLRDGTPVLIRPIQPEDEPLMRQYHATLSEQSVYLRYFHLMKLSQRIAHERLVRICFVDYDREMALVVEHQSPAGTEIIGAARLSKDHFSNTAEFSLLISDRWQRQGLGTELLHRLIQIGRDEGLSAIHAYVLKDNEGMIRICRNLNFEFAGGDDPSVWFVQLNL; translated from the coding sequence ATGACCCGAACCACTGCCTACGACATTTGGCGAGCCGGTCATCAGCCCCTGCGCCCCCTCTTTGCCCCCCAAAGCGTTGCTGTCATTGGTGCCACTGAAAAAGAGGGCAGTGTTGGCCGCACCCTGCTATGGAATTTGATTCAAACCCCTTTCGGCGGCACCGTCTTTCCCGTCAACCCTCGCCGCAGTTCTGTTTTGGGCATTAAAGCCTATAGCAGTGTCACGGCTGTACCGGAACCCATAGATTTAGCCGTGATTGCCACCCCAGCGGCAACTGTTCCTAAGGTCATTGCTGAGTGTGCAGCAGCGGGTGTGAAAGGAGCAATCATTGTTTCAGCCGGGTTTCGGGAAGTGGGGGCAGCCGGACTAGCCCTTGAAGAAGAGATTTTAACCATTGCCCGTCAAGCGCGGATGCGCATTATTGGTCCCAACTGTCTGGGTGTCATGTGTCCGCCCACGGGGTTGAATGCCACCTTTGCCGCGACAATGGCGCGATCGGGTCATGTCGGCTTTATCAGTCAAAGTGGTGCCCTGTGCACCTCAATTTTGGATTGGAGTTTGCAGGAAAATGTCGGCTTTAGTGCCTTTGTCTCCATTGGCACGATGCTGGATGTGGGCTGGGGCGATCTCATTTACTACCTTGGTGATGATCCCCAAACCCGCTGCATTGTCATTTACATGGAGTCCCTAGGGGATGCGCGCTCCTTCCTCTCAGCCGCGCGGGAAGTGGCCTATGTCAAGCCCATCATTGTCATCAAAGCGGGTCGAACCGCCGCCGCCGCCCAAGCCGCTGCTTCCCACACGGGGGCATTGATGGGGTCAGATGCCGTTTTCGATGCAGCACTCGCACGCTGTGGTGTCCTGCGGGTGGAAACCATTGAAGATTTATTTGACATGGCCGAAGTCTTGGACAAGCAATCGCGCCCCAAAGGCCCCCATCTCACGATTCTCACCAATGCCGGTGGCCCAGGGGTCTTGGCTACCGATGCCCTGATTCGGGCGGGGGGCAAACTAAGTCCCCTCTCTGCGGACACACTAGAGGCACTGAATCAAGTGCTCCCTCCCGCTTGGAGCCATGGCAATCCCGTGGATATTTTGGGGGACGCCACCCCAGATCGCTACCTCAAGGCGCTGCAACACTGTGAAACCGATGCTAATAGCGATGGTCTACTGGTGGTACTCACCCCCCAAGCAATGACGGATCCGCTGGCGATCGCCCAAGATCTCGCCACCTACGCCAAAAACCGTCCCAGTGGTGCCAAACCGATTCTGGCGAGTTGGATGGGGGGCACGAGTGTCAAAGGTGGGGAAGCGATTCTCAATCAGGCGGGCATTCCCACCTATGCCTATGCTGATACGGCAGCCCGCATCTTTAGCTATATGTGGCGCTATAGCGATCACCTGCAAGCCCTCTACGAAACCCCCTCCCTCCCCTTGACCACCACCCCGCCCGATCGCGACACCGTTGCTCGCCTTTTTGAGCAAGTTCGCCGTGAAGGACGTACCCTCTTAACGGAATGGGAAGCCAAGAGTGTCCTTGCTGCCTACGGAATTCCTGTGGTGGAAACCTGTATTGCCCGCAGTGAAGCAGAGGCGGTGACCGCTGCCAATCACCTAGGGTACCCCGTGGTTCTCAAACTCTACTCCCCAACCATTACCCACAAAACGGATGTGGGGGGTGTGGCTCTCAATCTTTCCAATGCTGCTGCGGTGAGGACGGCTTACCAACAGATTGAGAAAAATGTCACCACTGCCGCTGGGGCAGGGCATTTTGCTGGGGTGACAGTGCAACCGATGATCCCGTGGAAGGGGTTTGAGCTGATTTTGGGCAGTTCCACCGACGCTCAGTTTGGACCGGTGATTCTCTTTGGCACCGGCGGACAGTTGGTGGAAGTCCTTGAAGATACGGCGATCGCTCTTCCCCCCCTGAACACCACCTTGGCACACCGCCTGATTCAGCACACAAAAATTTCCCGTGCCTTCGCAGGTGTGCGGGGCTGGCCAGCCGTTAACCTTGCCCTGCTTGAGGATCTGCTGGTGCGCTTTAGTCTGCTGGTGGTGGAGCAACCGTGGATCAAAGAAATTGACATCAATCCCCTCTTGGTGGCACCCCCCGATCGCCTCGTGGCCTTGGATGCCCGCATGGTGCTCCACAAAGAGGAAAGCACTTTTGTCAAGCCTGCGATTCGTCCCTATCCCACCCAATACATCCGTCCGTGGCAGTTGCGCGATGGCACCCCGGTGCTGATTCGCCCCATTCAGCCAGAGGACGAACCCCTGATGCGGCAGTACCACGCCACCCTCTCTGAGCAAAGTGTCTATCTGCGCTATTTCCATCTCATGAAACTCTCACAGCGGATTGCCCACGAACGATTAGTGCGAATTTGCTTTGTGGATTACGATCGCGAGATGGCGCTGGTGGTGGAGCATCAAAGCCCTGCGGGAACTGAAATTATTGGTGCGGCCCGTCTCAGCAAGGATCACTTTAGTAACACGGCCGAGTTTTCACTGTTGATTAGCGATCGCTGGCAGCGGCAAGGCTTGGGTACTGAATTGCTGCACCGTTTGATTCAAATTGGCCGCGATGAGGGTCTGAGTGCGATTCACGCCTATGTCCTCAAAGACAACGAGGGGATGATCCGCATTTGCCGCAACTTGAACTTTGAGTTTGCTGGGGGTGACGATCCCAGCGTTTGGTTTGTGCAGCTGAACCTCTAG
- a CDS encoding single-stranded DNA-binding protein — protein sequence MSLNVVHLVGRVGSDPDVRYFESGSVKCRLTLAVNRPSKDDQPDWFNLEIWGKTAQVAADYVRKGTLLGIKGSLKFDRWQDRTTGVDRSTPVILVERMDILSSKRDTDPSAVPAGYVPEM from the coding sequence ATGAGTCTAAACGTGGTTCATCTAGTGGGTCGTGTCGGCAGTGATCCCGACGTGCGCTACTTTGAATCGGGGAGTGTGAAGTGTCGGCTAACGTTGGCAGTGAATCGCCCCAGCAAGGATGATCAACCCGATTGGTTTAATTTGGAAATTTGGGGCAAAACGGCTCAGGTGGCTGCTGATTATGTGCGTAAAGGAACGCTTTTGGGTATTAAGGGCAGTCTCAAGTTCGATCGCTGGCAAGACCGCACAACGGGGGTTGATCGCTCTACACCGGTCATTTTAGTTGAGCGCATGGATATCCTCAGTTCCAAGCGGGATACGGATCCGAGTGCCGTGCCAGCAGGCTATGTACCAGAAATGTAG
- a CDS encoding 5-(carboxyamino)imidazole ribonucleotide synthase: MNKGTKIGVIGGGQLAWMLALAAKEMGLSLWVQTPAATDPAVAVAEGVCYGAIADGATTAQLAQHVDVITFENEFVDLEGLQHLENQGVCFYPRLASLAPLLNKYQQRLFLEELGIPVPTFSYLRDRPPSIPCVIKACRHGYDGQGTFVIQDEQAWQQFQQRWPEIPPQGFLVEAFVPYVKELAIMAARSPQGEIALYPVVETQQVAAICRWVIAPAPLDSQVSGQIQQIARQILTALDAVGIFGIEFFLTATGEVLVNEIAPRTHNSGHYTIDACVTSQFQQHLRAISGQPLGSPAMQVPAAVMVNLLGLPEPEVDYAAKREALAALPHANLHWYGKSQAYAGRKLGHVTVLLAQPEAARTVIQQIEAIWYGTPVAATM, encoded by the coding sequence GTGAACAAAGGAACCAAGATTGGGGTGATTGGTGGCGGTCAATTGGCTTGGATGTTGGCGCTGGCCGCCAAGGAGATGGGACTCTCGCTGTGGGTACAAACACCTGCGGCAACGGATCCAGCCGTCGCGGTTGCTGAGGGGGTCTGCTATGGGGCGATCGCTGATGGGGCGACCACGGCGCAACTTGCTCAGCACGTTGATGTAATTACCTTTGAGAATGAGTTTGTGGATCTCGAGGGATTGCAGCACCTTGAGAATCAGGGCGTTTGTTTTTATCCTCGCCTTGCTTCCTTAGCGCCCCTCTTGAACAAGTACCAGCAGCGGCTCTTTTTAGAGGAACTGGGGATTCCTGTACCTACCTTTAGCTATTTGCGCGATCGCCCCCCAAGCATTCCCTGTGTGATTAAGGCCTGTCGCCATGGCTACGACGGTCAAGGGACGTTTGTCATTCAAGATGAGCAGGCATGGCAGCAGTTTCAGCAACGCTGGCCAGAGATCCCGCCCCAAGGGTTTTTGGTGGAAGCCTTTGTGCCCTATGTCAAAGAACTGGCCATCATGGCAGCGCGATCGCCCCAAGGGGAGATTGCCCTTTATCCCGTGGTGGAAACGCAGCAGGTGGCTGCCATTTGTCGCTGGGTCATTGCCCCTGCCCCCCTTGACTCCCAAGTGAGTGGGCAAATTCAGCAGATTGCCCGCCAAATCCTAACGGCGCTTGATGCTGTGGGTATTTTTGGCATTGAGTTTTTCCTCACGGCCACAGGTGAGGTACTGGTGAATGAAATTGCCCCCCGCACCCATAATTCTGGCCACTATACCATTGATGCCTGTGTCACCAGTCAGTTTCAGCAGCACCTCCGCGCGATCAGTGGCCAGCCCCTAGGCAGTCCCGCTATGCAGGTACCCGCAGCCGTCATGGTGAATCTTCTGGGCTTGCCAGAGCCTGAGGTTGATTATGCAGCAAAACGTGAAGCGCTAGCCGCCCTCCCCCATGCGAACCTCCACTGGTATGGTAAGAGTCAAGCCTACGCGGGTCGCAAGTTGGGTCATGTCACCGTACTCTTGGCACAGCCGGAGGCAGCACGGACAGTGATCCAGCAAATTGAGGCGATTTGGTATGGTACTCCTGTTGCTGCGACTATGTAA
- a CDS encoding DUF4079 domain-containing protein: protein MIEIPAPLKPVITFAHPVLMWVLFALTLYAMYLGIQTRRLRSLSGEEKKALIQSKVNIKHHQVGAILLALMVMGTIGGMAVTYINNGKLFVGPHLIVGLTMTALIAISASLTPFMQKGSEVARALHMTLNLFLVILFGWQAVTGLQIVQRILNAS from the coding sequence ATGATTGAGATTCCTGCACCCCTTAAACCCGTCATTACATTTGCCCACCCAGTGCTGATGTGGGTTCTCTTCGCTCTGACCCTGTATGCCATGTATCTGGGGATTCAAACCCGTCGCCTACGCTCCCTCAGCGGCGAGGAAAAGAAAGCACTGATCCAATCGAAGGTAAATATCAAACACCACCAAGTTGGCGCCATCCTACTGGCCTTGATGGTCATGGGTACGATTGGTGGGATGGCGGTCACCTACATCAATAATGGCAAGCTCTTTGTCGGCCCCCACTTGATTGTCGGGCTAACGATGACGGCACTGATTGCGATTTCTGCGAGTTTGACCCCCTTTATGCAAAAAGGCAGTGAGGTGGCGCGCGCGCTGCACATGACCCTCAACCTGTTTCTGGTGATCCTCTTTGGCTGGCAAGCAGTCACGGGTCTGCAAATTGTGCAGCGAATTCTCAATGCCAGCTAG
- a CDS encoding transglycosylase domain-containing protein: MPNPARDLWQSMTQTVTQAVQTVHSRFDWQQVSLRENARTPELWVEFNGQRQVFPLVGDRYILGRSQSRADIMIDAEIVSGTHARLKRLTPTGVFQIQDLDSTNGIYRQRQRLQTGELHHGDVITLGPPEVKGAVTLRFHNPPPPWVQVLTYSIWGIMGISALGIGLLSVEANKVAVRPLPPIEQGPIILLDRQGELINPVEDRPHRELQRLNDFSPYLVHGVLASEDVRYYWHFGVDPLGMARAVVTNLLTRQTREGASTLSQQLARTLFRSHVGMDENLGRKWREMAVALKLEFFYSKDELLLAYLNRVYLGMGNRGFEDAAQFYFDKPAKDLTLNEAATLVGILPAPNRFNPVRDYDAAVDYRNRVILRMVQQGYISKEEGDRARRSRIEISPKARELLTAQRFPYYTDHVYQELAQLLGNELAQEGNLIVETGLDSRWQALAETSLRNFISSTGSAYGVQQGALITLQPSSGLILALVGGVDYQKSQFNRATLALRQPGSTFKVFVYTEALLKGHTAGETFSCAPVFWEGQQFEGCRGGGGAMDLATALALSENPIALRLAQAVGLEATIRLARAMGITTPLQAVPGLVLGQSEVTLFEMSGAFAVLANEGQRIPPHAILSVRDGGDCKSANDWQTCRLIYAAQEETPQRVLAPAIANEMTTLLTAVVSRGTGRAAAIGRSVAGKTGTTNDGRDLWFIGYVPTADVLTGIWLGNDDNSPTQGSSGLAAALWGEYMGQALD, from the coding sequence ATGCCCAATCCTGCCCGAGATCTTTGGCAGTCCATGACCCAGACCGTCACCCAAGCGGTGCAAACGGTACACTCTCGCTTTGATTGGCAACAGGTCTCCCTGCGGGAAAATGCGCGCACGCCCGAACTATGGGTGGAGTTCAACGGCCAACGGCAAGTTTTTCCCTTAGTGGGCGATCGCTATATTCTTGGCCGTAGTCAGAGTCGCGCCGATATTATGATTGACGCGGAGATTGTCAGTGGCACCCACGCCCGCCTAAAACGGCTCACCCCCACAGGCGTCTTTCAAATCCAAGACTTAGACTCTACCAATGGCATCTATCGGCAACGGCAGCGACTGCAAACGGGTGAGCTGCACCATGGCGATGTGATCACCCTTGGGCCACCGGAGGTCAAAGGCGCCGTTACCCTCCGCTTCCATAATCCACCCCCCCCTTGGGTTCAGGTTCTCACCTACAGCATTTGGGGAATCATGGGCATCAGCGCCCTTGGGATTGGGTTGCTGAGTGTGGAGGCCAACAAAGTGGCGGTGCGTCCCCTGCCTCCGATTGAGCAAGGCCCGATTATTCTCCTCGATCGCCAAGGGGAACTGATCAATCCTGTGGAAGATCGCCCCCACCGCGAACTGCAACGGCTCAATGACTTTTCCCCTTACTTAGTCCATGGGGTCTTGGCCTCTGAGGATGTGCGCTACTACTGGCACTTTGGTGTTGATCCTCTGGGCATGGCGCGAGCGGTAGTTACCAACCTATTAACCCGCCAAACACGCGAAGGAGCCAGTACCCTCTCCCAACAACTGGCACGCACCCTTTTTCGCTCCCATGTGGGGATGGATGAGAACCTCGGCCGCAAATGGCGCGAAATGGCGGTTGCCCTGAAGTTGGAATTTTTCTACAGCAAAGATGAGCTGCTCTTGGCCTACCTCAACCGTGTCTATTTGGGCATGGGCAATCGCGGTTTTGAGGATGCTGCGCAATTCTACTTTGATAAGCCTGCCAAAGATTTGACGCTCAATGAGGCGGCCACCCTAGTGGGAATTTTGCCGGCACCTAACCGCTTTAACCCAGTGCGCGACTACGATGCTGCCGTGGATTATCGCAATCGGGTGATTTTACGTATGGTGCAGCAGGGCTACATCAGCAAAGAAGAGGGCGATCGCGCCCGCCGCTCCCGCATTGAAATTAGTCCCAAGGCGCGAGAATTGCTCACCGCCCAACGCTTTCCTTACTACACAGACCATGTCTATCAAGAACTAGCTCAACTCCTTGGCAATGAACTCGCTCAAGAGGGCAACCTGATTGTGGAGACAGGCCTAGACTCCCGCTGGCAAGCACTAGCCGAAACAAGTCTGCGCAATTTTATCAGCAGCACTGGCAGCGCCTATGGGGTTCAGCAAGGAGCCTTGATCACCCTTCAGCCCAGTAGTGGTTTGATTCTGGCCCTCGTGGGCGGGGTGGACTACCAAAAAAGCCAGTTTAACCGTGCCACCCTTGCCCTGCGTCAGCCCGGTTCTACGTTCAAGGTGTTTGTCTATACCGAAGCCCTCCTGAAAGGCCACACGGCTGGTGAAACCTTTTCCTGCGCTCCCGTCTTTTGGGAAGGGCAACAATTTGAGGGTTGTCGGGGGGGTGGCGGCGCCATGGATCTGGCCACTGCTTTAGCCCTTTCTGAAAACCCCATTGCATTACGCCTCGCCCAAGCCGTTGGTTTGGAGGCAACCATTCGATTGGCCAGAGCAATGGGAATTACAACGCCCCTGCAAGCGGTTCCCGGCCTTGTTCTCGGTCAAAGTGAGGTCACCCTCTTTGAAATGAGTGGTGCCTTTGCTGTGCTCGCCAATGAGGGACAGCGCATTCCACCCCATGCCATTCTCTCTGTGCGCGATGGCGGCGATTGTAAAAGCGCAAACGACTGGCAGACCTGTCGCCTCATCTATGCGGCTCAAGAGGAAACGCCTCAACGGGTTCTCGCTCCCGCGATCGCCAACGAAATGACAACGCTCTTGACCGCTGTCGTGAGTCGCGGAACCGGTCGTGCCGCTGCCATTGGCCGCTCCGTGGCTGGCAAAACCGGCACTACCAATGATGGTCGCGATCTTTGGTTTATCGGCTATGTGCCCACTGCCGATGTTCTCACTGGGATTTGGCTAGGGAATGATGACAATAGTCCCACTCAAGGCAGTAGTGGTCTTGCTGCCGCTCTTTGGGGAGAGTACATGGGACAGGCTCTAGATTAG
- a CDS encoding ABC transporter ATP-binding protein, which yields MTTLSLMPTLKTAVQVEHLYKSFGRFPAIHDVSLWVQEGEILGLLGPSGCGKTTLLRLIAGLDTPDAGEIRVGERCVAAANVFVPPEQRSLGMVFQDFALFPHLTVAENIAFGLQQQRLSKQQIQERVAAVLALVHLEGMQKRYPHELSGGQQQRVALARAIAPQPAVILLDEPLSNLDAQVRLQLREELRAILKGTGTTAIFVTHDQEEALSLSDCLAVMRQGKIEQVGTPQEIYCQPASRFVAGFITQANFLPACAEGSQVRTDVGTFPLLGALAKGEGEVMIREEDLQLQPDTEATSCFVIRDRQFLGREYRYCIQLPSGQELHARQPLEVDLPIGTAVKVAAQAVRFFPKEH from the coding sequence ATGACCACACTTTCCCTGATGCCAACGCTGAAAACAGCCGTCCAAGTTGAGCATTTATACAAGTCCTTTGGTCGCTTTCCCGCGATTCACGATGTTAGCCTCTGGGTTCAGGAGGGGGAAATTCTGGGGCTGTTGGGGCCTTCGGGTTGCGGCAAGACAACGTTACTACGCTTAATTGCGGGTCTGGACACGCCAGATGCCGGGGAAATTAGGGTGGGCGAGCGCTGTGTGGCAGCGGCAAATGTCTTTGTCCCTCCTGAACAGCGGTCTTTAGGCATGGTCTTTCAGGATTTTGCCCTTTTCCCCCATTTGACGGTGGCCGAGAATATTGCCTTTGGTTTGCAACAACAACGCCTCAGTAAGCAGCAAATTCAGGAGCGGGTTGCAGCAGTTTTGGCCTTGGTGCACCTAGAGGGGATGCAAAAGCGCTATCCCCATGAACTTTCCGGTGGTCAGCAGCAGCGGGTAGCCTTGGCACGGGCGATCGCCCCCCAACCGGCGGTGATTCTCCTCGATGAACCCCTCAGTAATCTCGATGCCCAAGTGCGCCTACAACTGCGGGAGGAATTACGCGCAATTCTCAAGGGCACAGGGACAACGGCGATTTTTGTCACCCATGATCAGGAGGAAGCTCTGAGTCTGTCGGATTGCTTGGCAGTGATGCGCCAAGGCAAAATTGAACAAGTGGGCACCCCCCAAGAAATTTATTGCCAGCCCGCCTCGCGGTTTGTGGCGGGGTTTATTACCCAAGCCAACTTTTTGCCTGCCTGTGCCGAAGGGTCTCAGGTGCGTACTGATGTTGGTACGTTTCCCCTGTTGGGTGCCTTAGCCAAAGGAGAAGGGGAAGTGATGATCCGAGAAGAGGATCTCCAGTTGCAGCCAGACACTGAAGCCACCAGTTGCTTTGTGATTCGCGATCGCCAGTTTCTCGGTCGCGAGTATCGCTACTGTATTCAACTGCCCTCCGGGCAAGAACTCCATGCCCGCCAGCCCCTCGAGGTGGATTTACCCATTGGGACTGCTGTGAAGGTGGCTGCTCAAGCCGTGCGCTTTTTCCCCAAGGAGCACTAA
- a CDS encoding DUF2103 domain-containing protein yields MAAATGRVVLNHSTHIEGLIPVLEKLAKVAGISTLTPGVIAPVKGKSPHLHLRVSVPIKGGFKLIARRGKTVQEVFVITQLSEAELKAAIDAVLASK; encoded by the coding sequence ATGGCAGCAGCAACTGGTCGGGTTGTCCTGAATCACTCTACCCATATTGAAGGCTTGATTCCCGTCTTGGAAAAATTGGCCAAAGTGGCGGGGATTAGTACACTCACGCCCGGTGTCATTGCTCCTGTCAAAGGTAAGTCTCCCCATTTGCATCTACGGGTGTCGGTACCAATCAAGGGCGGGTTTAAGCTAATTGCGCGGCGTGGCAAAACGGTGCAGGAGGTGTTTGTCATTACCCAACTGAGTGAAGCAGAACTCAAGGCTGCTATTGATGCCGTGCTGGCTTCCAAATAA
- a CDS encoding ABC transporter permease: protein MLKSIGQRWGNDTSRLVLKRLGEAIITLLLASALSFAIMQLAPGNYLDNLKADPQISLERLQELERQFGLDKSPIEQYFRWLWQIIRYGNFGTSFVYQRSVASLLWERVPATLLLSFSSILLTWGLAIPLGIWAAVTQDRWSDRLLRVISYIGQGFPSFITALLLLFLAQSTPLFPVGGMTSVFYDDLPWWGKVLDIGWHLILPTVALTLTSFAGLQRLMRGNLLDVLRQNYIQTARAKGLPESRVIYVHALRNAVNPLITLLGFEFASLLSGAFIAEFFFNWPGLGRLILQAVTAQDLYVVMASLMMGAIMLIVGNLLADLLLKWADPRIR from the coding sequence ATGCTCAAATCCATTGGCCAACGTTGGGGGAATGACACGAGCCGCCTTGTTCTCAAACGCTTGGGAGAAGCCATCATCACGCTACTGTTAGCCTCTGCCTTGAGTTTTGCCATCATGCAGTTGGCACCGGGGAACTATCTGGATAACCTCAAGGCGGATCCGCAGATTTCTTTGGAACGCTTGCAGGAGTTGGAGCGGCAATTTGGCCTAGATAAGTCGCCCATTGAGCAATACTTTCGCTGGCTGTGGCAGATTATCCGCTACGGCAACTTTGGCACCAGTTTTGTCTATCAGCGATCGGTGGCCTCCCTATTGTGGGAGCGCGTACCGGCCACTCTCCTCCTCTCTTTTAGTTCCATTCTCCTGACATGGGGGCTAGCTATTCCCTTAGGGATTTGGGCAGCGGTGACCCAAGATCGTTGGAGCGATCGCCTGCTGCGGGTCATTAGCTACATTGGCCAAGGGTTTCCCAGTTTTATTACAGCGCTGCTGCTCCTGTTTCTCGCTCAAAGTACCCCTTTGTTTCCTGTGGGGGGCATGACCAGTGTGTTTTACGATGACCTACCGTGGTGGGGCAAAGTCCTCGACATTGGCTGGCACCTGATTTTACCGACCGTGGCACTTACCCTCACCAGCTTTGCCGGCTTACAGCGACTGATGCGCGGGAATTTGCTGGATGTGCTGCGGCAAAACTATATTCAAACAGCACGAGCCAAGGGACTCCCGGAATCGCGGGTGATCTATGTCCATGCCCTGCGCAATGCCGTGAACCCCTTAATTACCCTGTTGGGCTTTGAATTTGCTAGCCTCCTCAGCGGTGCTTTTATTGCCGAATTTTTCTTTAACTGGCCGGGTCTCGGTCGGCTCATTTTACAGGCGGTAACTGCCCAAGATCTCTATGTCGTCATGGCCAGTCTCATGATGGGGGCAATAATGCTGATTGTCGGCAACCTCCTTGCGGATTTACTCCTGAAATGGGCTGACCCTCGGATTAGGTAG